tccctcacctggccgtggtctctcTGTTTATCAGCACCTCATtctttgcctacctgaagcccccctccatctcctccccatccctggatctggccctgtcagttctgtactcagtggtgcctccagcactgaaccccctcatctacagcctcaggaaccaggagctcaaggatgccctgaggaaactgATGACTGGATGCTTCTCAGGAGTAACAACCTGCCTTATTCcttctgcagaacactcattGTGTAACCCTTTACTGGCCTAGCCTaccttctaaagcttttgagagtggcagcaggggagttTTCctatatttcttcttcttttaatgttgttaacacggaaatttattcttcatcccTTACCTAATTCACTCTCTACCTCTTTGTTTTGACCCACaattgtgtaaatgaggaatcattctctgtgtgcatttaaacaaaataaaagttcctGCAGCAACTTCTTTGTGAAATATCCTGCCTTTGTTAttctgtacatgaggaatcacagtCTCTGAGTATAATAAAGGACtggaattcttttttcctgattccCCCTCCAAGGTCTTctctgaagctggagggcagtgcctgtgtgcagaggagaaggggcaaagagtcctggtacaggagcactgccagggagcagtaGCTCTTGGGCttttcagagatgctctttttccactgcctccctctcctttgtGGTccttgcccaaggcctgagtgctctggcagctcagtcactgctgtgtcagtcctgtgaccatgggcagggacaggccctgggcacagctggcacagagctgggctccttaacatcatttccatcaggaaagggGATCCCCCTGGGCAGTTCCCgaagactttgttctttttgaaaggttggtgtaaagaacaaggccaaggaacagactctgcaaagtctcattgctttgcttgtttccccATTCAGTCCCGGCAGTGAGAGAAGTGACTCACTGGGGTACTtgagggactgagggctggttcagatgttctgtgctggtggccagtggCAAAGGGTCTCCAcgtcacctgcctggggctctgcagcttgtgagggctctgatggaggtgaggacttgtctgtaggaactcaggaagtgcaggagagcacagaggatctgcagggacagcccatcccatccagtcagcagggaatggagccctggagcagaatcctgcccagggtggagttaCCAGAGCTCAAGTACTAAATCTGCCTGTGAACTGGTAAAGGAGAGTTCTGCAACCCCAGgggatgcagcaggaacagggaaagGACTCTGGCCAGTGACTCGTCTGACCCACAGTGAActccccttgtgcctccccagctcagggagggctgtaccagagccaggggtgggCTTTCCAGGAGGGTGTCCTGAAGAACTCTTCAGCCCACAGGTTGGATGgagtggagccctgccctgccctctgtgccattggaaacagcccatggtcctgcccagccttgttcttggctactgagccttccaggactatggcagagggtggagaggagtgatccccatcctgctgggtctgctccccaccctgaccagcatggccagtgcaggctcagcccagggtgccacagcccctccctgtgcagagcagcacttccagctcagggccctgcagggatcccaggctgggatctgcaactggccaaggcagcctggacacactgacctgggcaaagggatgtccctgcagaagagcaaggcagcatttctgggcctgcagagaggaatccctgacacagagacacctctttctgcagcccccctggggacaggctgctctgtccctgggccaggactctgggctgggctgggcagaggggctggcactgaggggcacagtcaggctgtgctgggcatctcctggaggtgacaccagggctcctgcagtttccctgccctccatttcctcctgccatgctgagtgtccagcccctgagctgatggggatgctgagactcctctctgtgccccaggagctgctgtgcccttcagaggggctggggctgtggggggagtgcccagagctctgcagcaccctggactgtgctgtggggccagaccagactgggctgctccaccagTTGACCTCTCTAATGAAAccacttctaattttctcctgaagaaccatGAGAATATGTGTTGTGTCCTGAGCACTAAACTGGAACTagaaaggttttggtgtcagggatattgagaaggctgggcagtgtcactgggagacctctcccaaacccttggaaaggccagagccagcccagagcttcctggggccttaGCAAAGacagacatggaaccagtctgcaaacagggcagcaaggagggttggcagagttccacactgctcaggctcagcagggaaggggatagggcaagtcctcctgcagccattgccaggcatgggaaggacaaggcagggattgcagaacccctgtgggagggaatagaagaggatgttgtgtgtccagacttcagcaaggcctttgacatggtctcctgtggtctccttagagccagactggtgagagctgcaCTGGACAAGTGAAacatgtggtgggtgggaaatTGAAATTGATGAGGGTCAAAAGTCATGGCACAAATTCCTCTTGGTAGCAACTCCCAGGTGACATCCATCAGGGACCAGCCCTTGACTATTCCTatggaacatctttattatgtcTCTGGATGATGGGATGAAATGCACTTTCCACTCCTTTGTGGATGAGGCCAAGTTGCAGTGAGTCTGTGAGAAACCTTGTCTAGTTAATGGTGACTTGTACCAAAAATGTGGTCAAGATGACTGAGTTGGATAAACTTGTTTTGCCATCAGGTGCCAGCAAGGGCCaagacaaggaagaaaaagctcAGGGTCAGAGGAAGGGCAATtcaaaaggggagaaaaagaccaaacgcaaccaaaccaaacccaaccaaacacagaatgacagaatatgctgagctggaagggacccacaaggatcatccagtccaacccaacTCTTCCATTGCCatctcccccaccccagcaggctctggagcaaagcacagctgaggtccagcccagctctgctctgacagaaagaaCCTGCAGTCAGGGAGAGGAACAGGACAAAGTCTTGTTTAACCAGCCTGAGGAATAATGGGATCAATGACCTCCTGTATTCCTGGGCACTTGAATGACCCTGTGGATCAGGTTTGGTAGCAgtgagggggctgcaggtttcccttGGGGAAGAGGAGATCTCTGTGTCAGAGAGAGCCAGTTTCAGGTAACTCCAAAAtggaccagccagtgcccaaagctgagccaaaaagcaattccagaggcACCTCAGTGATaaccctttggagaaaggataaaatccagggtgctggaacccagagaggagtgagagaaatgtgggagaaacaactctgcaggcATGAAGGTgggcagagaaggaggaggagtgagagagagctttggtgggcacctggcagccagaaccaacccccagccctgagagccacagctgagcccagcacaaaagctcctttaggtctggaggttctttgcagcagctttttagcagagctgccagatggGCCATCAAAGGGGATGTTCAGCTGGGTCTGAAACCTGTGTCAGCCTTGTCAGCCTTGGCTCTGTAGGAAAGAACTATAGAATCCTAAATAGTTTGAGTCAGATGGGACCTTTATAGGTCAtgtagtccaaccccctgcaatgaACAGGGACAcgttcaactagatcaggttgctcacagCATTTCTAACCTGGTCTTGAATGTTTCCAATGGTGGGGCATCTatgacctctctgggcaacctgtgccagtgtttcatcaccttcagtgtaaaaaatttcttccttatatctagttccaatctgctctttttcagTTGAAAACCATTATCACTTGTCTTATTACAACTAAGTCTGTCCCCATCCTTCTTATAGGTgtgatctcaggagctcctgacaagccttgaccaaaccagctgagcaatgaagagcccctggactggaccagggctgtggggaagtgtccctggactggaccaggtgctcctggacGATACAGGTGGGAACAATCTGGAGTGGAACAGTttgggaacacaggataatcagtcatcccctgaaagccttggaacattccctgcctgaattGTGACCCGAAcggaacagtttggatacaattcccaaatagtttggaaactccagtcattcctgaccaGGATAGAatttcagcagataactaaagccagtccccttatgagcccacacccagcagtgctgagggaggccctggcagctccccagcacctccctctcagtgggacacctctggcagcctctcccagctcgggaaccctccagtttgcaacactccaaagagcggcgctgatgcccaggacaattctgatccccctccacaaacactcctccagctgggacccttgtctggtgggaaacacaaagggattggtgggagtgtttccctgacaacaggagaatttgggagagggacctttccacacccaactattgatgtgtccacacatctctgcctgggtgtgggtgtgaattgactgtggtggaaATGTTGTTGTGAATCTGTAATTCGTTCAGTGTTAAAATTGTGGcacatgctattgaatcacttgacAACTGTTAAACAGGTCAATAATTAAATGATACTAAactcttttgcccccttatctttGTGTCTAAATCCTTTGccccctgaccctcttgcatcccaaggatCTGTggaaatcattccctttcataaaaaaaaatcatttttcctgacgtccactttaaaatcttcctccttagctaaactacaaaataaCTCCAATTAGTTGTTGACgtcttgaagaaaaataaagaaagaaaaataatttgtttttcagtgttttaatgggtcccacaatgtgtttggagctgcatcagctgtcagtccaagatgggccattTCAGAACTGGTGTGGCTGGGAGGTGACGAGaaaggttgatcatccagggtcagtgtggatctcctgaggagacactcagcatcaagatcacttggagaacacctctatcacctcttctctgaactagAAAGTATCCattattgaataaaaaaaaaagtacaaacttcgaagacttgttttgaaattgccttgaagacaattaaaggaagacaaagagatcctgagggatttctgcattttaatgagccccacggtgtgtttgcagcccagtcCATGAccctgaggtactgagagaagattgaagcagctgctcaagaagtcagaagccaaactgcaagtgccttgaagcattgctgggccccactgagggcaggcactgccaaagcctccccagggactccttggagcagctccttggaggccaggagtgcaggcagaccaaggctctgggcaggcccctgcaatgctgagcaaagcctgccttggttttgtggagcacaaaggccaaggcctgagccccaggccctggcccagcagatcctgtccctcccggctggctcagggctgtttggggggcactgggatgggagggggaggaaaaacaaaggcccaaaactgggcaacccctgccaggctgctgagggaggggcgaggcagaacccaagtgcagaacctgccaggaaagtggcttgtggtggcctgagtggcagaggcagctgccagaggcaaggggacaaaggcctgggtgcctttgggccttgcagccctgccagagcccttggccatctctcctgcaggctgtcctgccctggccctgctgctgctctggccttgcaggctgcacacacccctcctgctttcccaccccctcccagcagcatttctagaccctccctgatggctctgcaccagctctggctgttgccatgtgcacttggccttcttaccttggatcctgagcccctgtgccacaggacatccctgccagagcccaggcccttctcctgggggtcactgcagagctgagcagatccaggtcacctcccattcctctgccaaccccctgggcctgctctgggccctccaggtccttgccctgctcccaagggctgtgggggtgcttcatggtcagggcttggggtttagagctcagggtggggattaggcagaactttgggaggtttgttgttctgctggcagtgtctggttcatgattaggggaagagATTTTTGGGCTGGGTTAGGATTaaagtttggctttttttactGGTTATACAGgtttgggaatggggtgggcaTTAGTGGAcaaataagagtctggagttctggaTTTGGGTTTTGCCTTTGAGGACAGGTTGAGGTTGCgattagagcagtggattcctttcaaTGGGTGGGGCAGCACTTTTAGATTGGGGTTTCAGGTTAGAAACAGTGGAAAAGTCCATCAGGAGTGTTTAcacagtgtttcagcaccctcagcattaCCTAAAGTtgtttttacctcatcaaaatctttcctctctgttggacaagcccctctttccttccccaaataGCCAATCCTTTTTGTCTCAGTTCCTCCTAATCTCCCCCAAACTTTCATCTGGGTGGGCTCAACTTTGAGATGACactgtgcaacctcatggaatcaaggggccattgtggcactgcagggcctcatggaaaccaaggaacacagggacactgtaAAATCTTGTGGAACCAGGGGACCATTTAACATttggggcctcatggaacaaaaggaaccctgaaaccttttggaacctcatggaaccaggAGGCCATTGTGTCACTGTGGAgcctcatggaaacaaggaaaccctgggacactgtggaacctcataaaatcaaggggccactgtggcACTACAGGGCCTTTTTGGAGCCAAATGGACCTTGGGACAGTGGGGAACCCTATGGgatcaagggaccattgtgacactggggaaactcGTGGAAAAATGGAACTTATGGACACTGTACAACTTCATGGGATCAAGgggtcattgtgacactgaggacaCCTCATGGACTGAAGGGACCACCGTGACACTACAGGGcattctggagccaaaggaacctggggacactgtgcagcctcatggaatcaaggggccattttgatactgcagggcctcatggaaaaaagagaaaacccagGCTTGTCCAGGTCCTGAGGGTGATTCAGAAGGGAGGCAGCAGTGATTTCTCCCTACAGACCCACCACTCCAGTGGTCTCTCCCTGCAGTCCATGGGTGTCCTGAGCATTTTCcccggtgcctccctgccctgaaggtttgtggccatcaggctggagctgagggggttgggcaggtgcctgaggaggggggagaacaagggctgtgtccaactgtgccaggagggctgtgctgggcaaggatgaggaggctgcagaaaacagtggcactggggaggggagaggagcagctggagagaccttgtgcctgcccacgctgggcaggagctgccccaggatggcagctctgaagcactcccaggatgtccctgggaacaggaggggaagactggatctgaaaatggaaccagaaagcagagagcaggagtgtcatggggacactgcaggagagttgcagccctggagcaaggtgacagaagaagtgacccagtccatgcagtggcctcagaagatcccacagcatcctggagatgctggaagggagcccagctctgcttcacaagttcccagggcctgtccctgcctgtgctccaagggcttccaccccccaggactgtgctcagagagcactcaggccttagagtgagaaaggggctcaggaggacagtgtggaagtggcaagagagcagctctgcaaagaccaagcactgctgctccctggcagtgctgctgagctgggattattgtccccttcccgtttgcaaagacaccctgtcctgcagtgtgctgtcctttaggaacatctgagaagaagggccttggacaaagaaggcactgcagggtcctttattttgtttaaatacttagagagcacaattcatcatttatacatctctgggtcaaattcaatgggtagacagTAAATTaaaaggcagatgcataataatatttcattgcacagaaaatattaCTGCAAGAAGAACCCGATGACCTCCACGAAAAATGTGaacaggaaggctgggccattaaggagtcccattctgaatgctacacaccagaaaactggaactttattgctcctgaaaagcatccagtcatcattttccttatggcatccttgagctcctggttcctcaggctgtagatgagggggttcagtgctggaggcaccaccgagtacagaactgatagtgccagatccagggatggggaggagatggaggggggcttcaggtgggCAAATGCTGCGGTGCTGACAAACAgagagaccacagccaggtgtgggaggcacgtggaaaaggctttgtgccgtccctgctgagaggggatcctcagcacagccctgaagatctgcagataggagaaaacaatgaaaacaaaacaaccaaacactaaacagGCAGTAACCCCAAGGAGCCCaagttccctgaggtagcctgagtgtgagcaggagagcttgaggatgtgtgggagttcacagaagaactggcccagggcattgccctggcacaggggcagggaaaatgtattggctgtgtgcagcagtgaatagagaaagccagtggcccaggcagctgctgccatgtgggcacaagctctgctgcccaggagggtcccgtagtgcaggggtttgcagatggcaacgtagcggtcgtagcacatggtGGTGAGGAGACAATACTCTGTTCCAAGGaagaagacaagcagaaagacctgtgcagcacatcctatgtaggagatggttgtggtgttatggagggaattgtgcatggctttggggacagtggtgcagatgcagcccaggtctgtgagggagaggttgagcaggaagaagcccatgggggtgtgcaggtggtggtcgcaggctacggcgctgaggatgaggccgttggccaggagggcagccagggagatggccaggaagagccagaagtgcaggagctgcagctcccacctgtctgccaatgccaggaggaggaactgggtgagggaagtgctgttggacatttgctgcctctggACATGGGGACCTGTTCAAGGAGGAAAGGACAGTGACTGTGCAGGGcaaacttctctgggaaaagcCAAAGCCCTTTCTCAGAGGCCCATCCCTGTTCCTCAACACCTCCCGCTTGACCATGTCCAGGTGTCCTTCCTTCCCCGTGGTCGCTGGAGCCCTGATTGCTGCTGGCCAAGtgctctgtgagcagcagaacCTCGGCCTGCAGGACACTGGGCAGtcagccctgctccccccagtCAGGGCACGGGAACAGGGAGGGCAGGGCCAGTCCTGGGGGGTGAACTTTGACAAAGAATCTGCTCCTAAGGCAGAGCAGCTTGTCAGCaacagcactgccagggtgcAGGAAGGGGATGGCagaaggcagagggagagaTTCTGCTGCACTGCGGGAGAACAGAGAGGCCTGTGAGGCAGGAGGATTGTCTGAGGCCTCGTGCAGAGTGAGgggagctgctctgtccctctgtcctgtgccagctgccctgCACTGGCACCTTTCTGAGACACAGTCCAAAGTTACACTCCTGTGTtcccctggagagcagagagacCCACGGCAGAGAAATGGGCTCCCCTCTTTCCCAAAGTCAGGCAGAGTCGgctcattcccagcctgccagAGCCCCCCGGGACACAGAGAGCTGGGACACCTCcttgctgtgctcagccctgcacaggaggagccccaggggctgggccTGACTCTGCAGCTCAACCTGCCATTCCCAGAGAGCCTGTCAGCAATAGCAGGAACACCTGAGCAAGGCAAGGAGAGAGACAGCCGGGCCCTGAGGAAAggctttcccttcccagccctgcacagcccctcccagacagccccagggcaggacagTCCCCTcaggccctgctcagcagcaaatgggcccagggcagcagagatGCTCCTGCTCTAACCTGCACAGCTGAGATTCCATTCCCACCAAGCTGAGCCAGGCAAATGTGCAAGCACAGATTCAGGAAAGCAGAGACTCAAGCACAAAAGCCCTGCCCCTGATGTGCTAAGGAAATGTCCCCTCTGAAATTACCTGGCTACAGACTGGAGCTGTGAGAAGCCCTGATGCATCATGTAAAACACTCTCCAAagcagcaggaccctgctccaccATGACTTCCCCCTTCCACACACAGCTTCTCCCCACAGCACCATCCGTagctccctgggcaggctgAGGGTTGATCCTGCAGGCAAAGAGTTCCTTCCCCGCaacacagagccctgggctgcaggaccctgctctgcaggacagccctgggcacccctggctgcacccccctTCACACCCTGCATCTGTCCCTGGAAGGAacctcctgccctgtccctctgctgGTGCCACAGGGAAGCCCTGCCCtggagctcctcctgctcctctgcaacAGAGAAACTGTGGGAGTCCTCCTAAAAGATCCTccaggctgtgggatgtgccagctttggGAGATTCCTCCAGGCACACAAGCAACACTGTCCTCCCTGCATAGACTTACCATGGAGAGGCTGTGAAAACCTCTCCCACACTGAAGGTTCAGCTCAATGTCTTTGCAATCTTGATTCCCTTGAACCTTTTCCTGCCTCACTCCCTTCCCCTCAGTgcctgcaggcagtgccctcagccctgctgggctgtgcagaggagctgctcaccagcagagttgtctctttgaagctcttcttgcttgccaggagctccctgtgtgccaggagcccggcccagctcagcagcacagcaacagccccaggcatttcatgaccctcaggggggttgatgttgtttacatgagactcagtccctgagaggaagttcaaacaacttttcaagaagtcaaagtgagattgaaacactcaagtttcttgtagtgctaatgagtctcactg
This Pseudopipra pipra isolate bDixPip1 chromosome W, bDixPip1.hap1, whole genome shotgun sequence DNA region includes the following protein-coding sequences:
- the LOC135405555 gene encoding olfactory receptor 14J1-like produces the protein MCYDRYVAICKPLHYGTLLGSRACAHMAAAAWATGFLYSLLHTANTFSLPLCQGNALGQFFCELPHILKLSCSHSGYLRELGLLGVTACLVFGCFVFIVFSYLQIFRAVLRIPSQQGRHKAFSTCLPHLAVVSLFVSTAAFAHLKPPSISSPSLDLALSVLYSVVPPALNPLIYSLRNQELKDAIRKMMTGCFSGAIKFQFSGV